In Mustelus asterias chromosome 20, sMusAst1.hap1.1, whole genome shotgun sequence, a single genomic region encodes these proteins:
- the stau1 gene encoding double-stranded RNA-binding protein Staufen homolog 1 isoform X9 yields MKMGKKPTYRPIDPYPGLRPSYNMLRNNAYPQRYFYPFPPVGPVTYQVELVIGNQQFQGKGRSRQAAKHDAAAKALKALQNETLPSKLPTVNGKEPDDDDLNKSEISQVFEIALKRNMPVNFEVIKESGPPHMKSFVTKVVVGEFSAEGEGKSKKISKKAAAIGVLEELKKLPQLPIVEKVKPRIKKKTKSIVKLQTSPEYGQGMNPISRLAQIQQAKKEKEPEYTLMVERGLPRLREFVMRVKVGGQVGEGMGPNKKVAKRNAAEKMLELLGFKVPQPQPPKPALKTEEKPTVKDPVKGRKVTFFEPGSSVEDATTVKDGSMRLEDEFRMPYPSHQQLPAGILPMVPEVAQAVGVNQGHHTKDFNRPAANPAMATVTAMIARELLYGGTSLTAEAILKNNPAARKPQSTLTRPSEQLDFLASVQGLQVEYKDFPKNNKNEYVSLINCSSQPPLISHGIGKDVESCHDMAALNILKLLSELDQQNVDIPRTGNGPIAVCVKQEIDGDSLSKPANSNTLGQTLDVTD; encoded by the exons GTACTTTTACCCTTTCCCTCCTGTTGGACCAGTCACTTACCAAGTCGAACTTGTAATTGGAAATCAGCAATTCCAGGGAAAAGGAAGATCGAGGCAGGCTGCTAAACATGATGCAGCTGCTAAAGCACTCAAAGCCTTGCAAAATGAAACTCTGCCATCCAAGTTACCAACT GTTAATGGAAAAGAACCAGATGATGATGATCTCAATAAATCCGAAATAAGCCAAGTTTTTGAGATTGCACTGAAAAGAAATATGCCTGTGAACTTTGAA GTAATAAAAGAAAGTGGCCCTCCTCACATGAAGAGTTTTGTAACTAAAGTAGTGGTTGGAGAATTTTCAGCTGAAGGGGAAGGGAAGAGTAAGAAAATTTCCAAGAAAGCTGCCGCAATTGGTGTTCTGGAGGAACTGAAGAAACTTCCACAGCTTCCCATAGTAGAAAAAGTGAAACCACGCATAAAAAAGAAAACTAAATCAATAGTGAAG ctacaGACAAGTCCAGAGTATGGGCAAGGAATGAATCCAATCAGCCGTCTAGCTCAAATTCAGCAAGCAAAAAAAGAAAAGGAGCCTGAATATACATTAATGGTAGAACGAGGCCTTCCTCGCCTCAGAGAGTTTGTTATGCGG GTTAAAGTTGGTGGTCAAGTAGGAGAAGGAATGGGCCCAAATAAGAAAGTTGCCAAGCGAAATGCAGCTGAGAAAATGTTGGAGCTTTTAGGTTTTAAAGTTCCCCAGCCTCAGCCACCTAAACCAGCTTTGAAAACTGAAGaaaag CCAACAGTGAAAGATCCTGTTAAAGGACGGAAAGTGACCTTTTTTGAGCCTGGTTCGTCTGTAGAAGATGCTACAACAG TTAAAGATGGGAGCATGCGTCTAGAAGATGAGTTTCGAATGCCTTACCCCAGTCACCAACAACTGCCTGCAGGAATCCTTCCTATGGTTCCTGAGGTAGCACAGGCTGTTGGTGTCAATCAAGGGCATCATACCAAAGATTTCAACAGGCCCGCAGCAAATCCAGCCATGGCCACTGTCACCGCAATGATAGCAAGAGAACTCCTATATGGCGGAACGTCCTTAACTGCagaagcaattttgaaaaacaatcctgcaGCCCGCAAGCCACAAAGCACTCTTACCAGACCTTCGGAACAGTTGGACTTTTTGGCTAGTGTTCAAGGATTACAG GTTGAATATAAAGATTTTCCAAAAAACAATAAAAACGAGTATGTGTCTCTGATAAACTGTTCATCCCAACCTCCTCTGATCAGTCACGgaattggaaaagatgttgagtcCTGTCATGATATG GCTGCTCTTAATATCCTAAAACTGTTGTCTGAGCTGGACCAACAAAATGTAGACATACCAAGAACAGGAAATGGACCAATTGCTGT ATGTGTGAAACAAGAAATTGATGGCGATTCTCTCAGCAAACCGGCTAACTCAAACACTTTAGGACAAACACTGGATGTCACTGACTGA